From the genome of Arthrobacter alpinus, one region includes:
- a CDS encoding PDZ domain-containing protein — MSQENQDVAVPPTVARERRVSFMMVSGVVALVLAVAAVSIPVPYVVESPGPAINTIGQINNQPVIAVSGTQSFPAKTGSLDLTTVHMRGGLPDSQINFFDAMRAWLTPSDSLYPSELIYAPGISQQAVNSENSAAMTSSQENATAAALTALSIDFKTVVAVASVVTDGASSGIIKPDDVVLTIDGQDVTGISVIQGVLAKEPGAPVSVQLLRDGVNTSVSITPRKGADGKFFLGITLQDRFTFPFDVKISLSNIGGPSAGMIFALGIMDTLTEGDLSGGKHFAGTGTIDPQGNVGAIGGIAQKMVGARQNGAQYFLAPAANCSDVVGHVPNGLQVIKVATLKEAYEAVSDIGAGKDSSALPTCK, encoded by the coding sequence TTGAGCCAGGAGAACCAGGACGTGGCAGTGCCGCCCACCGTTGCCCGTGAGCGTCGAGTTTCTTTCATGATGGTCTCTGGCGTCGTGGCGCTAGTCCTCGCTGTCGCCGCCGTGAGTATCCCGGTACCTTATGTTGTGGAATCTCCGGGCCCTGCCATTAACACCATTGGCCAGATCAACAACCAGCCCGTGATCGCCGTGTCGGGCACCCAGAGCTTCCCTGCCAAGACCGGCAGTCTGGATTTGACCACGGTGCACATGCGCGGCGGTTTGCCGGACAGCCAGATCAATTTTTTTGACGCCATGCGTGCCTGGCTCACTCCTTCAGATTCGCTTTACCCCTCCGAGCTCATCTACGCCCCCGGGATCAGCCAGCAAGCGGTGAACAGCGAAAATTCGGCCGCCATGACCTCCTCGCAGGAAAATGCGACGGCCGCGGCGTTGACTGCCCTGAGCATTGACTTCAAAACCGTGGTGGCAGTCGCCTCGGTTGTCACCGACGGGGCCTCCTCCGGAATCATCAAGCCCGACGACGTTGTGCTCACCATCGACGGCCAGGACGTCACCGGGATTTCTGTGATTCAGGGTGTACTTGCAAAGGAGCCAGGCGCCCCTGTGAGTGTTCAATTGCTGCGCGACGGCGTCAACACGAGCGTTTCGATCACACCCCGCAAGGGTGCCGACGGTAAATTTTTCCTGGGTATCACGTTGCAGGACCGGTTCACCTTTCCCTTCGATGTGAAAATTTCGCTGAGCAACATCGGAGGGCCCAGCGCCGGGATGATCTTTGCACTGGGCATCATGGACACCTTGACGGAAGGGGATCTGAGCGGTGGCAAGCACTTTGCCGGGACAGGAACCATCGATCCCCAAGGCAATGTGGGCGCCATCGGCGGCATCGCCCAAAAGATGGTCGGGGCGCGGCAGAACGGTGCACAGTATTTCCTGGCACCGGCGGCCAACTGTTCAGACGTCGTCGGGCATGTCCCCAATGGGCTTCAGGTGATAAAAGTGGCTACTCTGAAAGAAGCCTATGAGGCGGTGTCCGATATTGGCGCCGGCAAAGACAGCTCAGCACTTCCTACGTGTAAGTAA
- a CDS encoding zinc-dependent metalloprotease — protein MSSTPANNDDDAPQDPLSEMLANLMGGQGMEGFDAAALAKAAGLPSDPNALSQMFAQVQAMMSGSSDTPVNWDLAHDAARKAAAGDDPSVTPAQSKAVDDALRLAEMWLDPFTDLAATAIVGSAWSRAEWVEETLGTWRRLTEPVANSIAFAISTAMNEQLPEEMKSVMGGAASMMQNMGGALFGLQLGAAVGALSKEVLGSTDIGIPLADLQMALLPANIKAFGEGLEVPEQEILLFLALREAAHARLFVQVPWLRGHLLGAIESYARGIHIDMSRIEDLAANLDPSNPEAMQAVLSEGVFMPARTPEQEVALAKLETALALVEGWVDEVTFAAAANLPAAGAIRETIRRRRATGGPAEHAFGSLVGLELRPRRLREASALWSSLKEQRGVAGRDAIWAHPDLLPTSADLDDAAGFGARRSAADASESDVDAALTKLLEGGFDDLPPTGEDTGPGTTEGESDGGPSTDK, from the coding sequence ATGTCTTCCACACCAGCCAACAACGACGACGACGCCCCCCAGGATCCTCTCTCGGAGATGCTGGCCAACCTCATGGGTGGCCAGGGAATGGAAGGCTTTGATGCTGCCGCGCTGGCCAAGGCTGCTGGGCTGCCGTCCGATCCGAACGCACTGTCCCAAATGTTCGCCCAGGTTCAGGCCATGATGAGCGGCTCCTCGGACACCCCTGTCAACTGGGACCTTGCCCACGATGCTGCCCGGAAGGCTGCGGCCGGGGATGACCCCTCCGTCACCCCCGCCCAGTCAAAGGCCGTCGACGATGCCCTGCGTTTAGCCGAGATGTGGCTTGACCCGTTCACCGATCTGGCGGCCACGGCGATCGTGGGCAGCGCCTGGTCACGGGCCGAATGGGTTGAGGAAACCCTGGGGACGTGGCGTCGGCTCACGGAGCCGGTGGCCAACAGCATTGCGTTCGCCATCTCCACCGCCATGAACGAGCAGTTGCCGGAGGAAATGAAGTCAGTGATGGGCGGGGCGGCTTCCATGATGCAAAACATGGGCGGGGCCCTATTCGGGCTCCAGCTCGGGGCAGCCGTCGGGGCGTTGTCAAAGGAAGTGCTGGGCTCCACCGACATCGGGATCCCGTTGGCCGACCTCCAAATGGCCTTGTTGCCGGCGAACATCAAGGCGTTTGGTGAGGGGTTGGAGGTTCCCGAGCAAGAGATCCTGTTGTTCCTTGCCCTGCGTGAGGCTGCGCATGCGCGCCTGTTTGTCCAGGTGCCGTGGCTTCGCGGTCATCTGCTGGGCGCCATCGAGTCCTACGCACGCGGCATCCACATCGACATGTCCCGGATCGAGGATCTGGCGGCGAACCTTGACCCCAGCAACCCTGAAGCCATGCAGGCGGTCCTCTCCGAGGGCGTGTTCATGCCTGCGCGCACCCCCGAGCAGGAGGTGGCGCTAGCAAAGCTTGAGACGGCGCTGGCCCTGGTTGAGGGCTGGGTTGACGAGGTCACCTTCGCCGCGGCGGCGAACCTGCCTGCAGCAGGAGCCATCCGCGAAACCATCCGACGCCGCCGTGCCACCGGAGGCCCGGCAGAGCACGCGTTTGGTTCCCTTGTCGGTTTGGAACTGCGCCCCCGCCGGCTCCGCGAAGCATCTGCGTTGTGGTCCTCCCTGAAGGAACAGCGCGGCGTTGCCGGGCGTGACGCCATTTGGGCGCACCCGGATCTCCTGCCGACCTCCGCCGACCTGGACGACGCAGCAGGCTTTGGGGCACGCCGCTCGGCAGCAGACGCCTCCGAGTCCGACGTCGACGCGGCCCTGACCAAGCTCCTCGAGGGCGGGTTCGACGACCTTCCCCCGACGGGCGAGGACACTGGCCCTGGGACCACCGAGGGTGAGTCCGACGGAGGGCCGTCGACCGACAAATAG
- a CDS encoding M48 family metallopeptidase: MATMKDPAPVDPRRNPIGRGTPGPIGDSLSAHVAGNGAQVVVRRTRRRKTGVAAFWEEGRAVIAVPARMSVEDEQYWVPHMVSRLEADSRAKAGGRRRRVPPSDAALLQRCEFLSASYLGSRAVPESVRWVSNQTGRWGSATNAHKSIRISHHVQGMPEWVVDYVLLHELAHLIHPNHSAAFWAELACYPHLKRAEAFLEGASFASARNIQGMGTDVDGDTPDGGPPGQLF, from the coding sequence ATGGCAACAATGAAAGATCCGGCCCCGGTTGACCCCCGGCGCAACCCCATTGGGAGGGGAACCCCGGGCCCCATCGGCGATTCCCTTTCCGCGCATGTGGCAGGCAACGGCGCTCAGGTGGTGGTGCGGCGCACCCGGAGGCGAAAGACCGGTGTGGCGGCGTTTTGGGAAGAAGGACGCGCCGTCATTGCCGTTCCCGCCCGTATGAGCGTTGAGGATGAGCAGTACTGGGTGCCGCACATGGTGTCACGGCTGGAAGCGGACAGTCGGGCCAAAGCCGGTGGCCGCCGTCGCCGGGTTCCGCCCAGTGACGCGGCGTTGCTGCAACGGTGTGAGTTTCTCTCCGCAAGCTACCTGGGTTCACGGGCGGTGCCGGAGTCTGTGCGCTGGGTGAGCAACCAGACCGGGCGGTGGGGTTCGGCCACCAACGCGCACAAGTCGATCAGGATCTCCCACCATGTCCAGGGCATGCCGGAATGGGTGGTTGACTATGTGCTGCTCCACGAGCTGGCCCACCTGATCCACCCAAACCACAGCGCAGCGTTCTGGGCCGAGCTTGCCTGCTATCCGCACCTAAAACGTGCCGAGGCGTTCCTGGAGGGTGCCTCCTTTGCCTCGGCCCGCAATATCCAGGGCATGGGCACCGACGTCGACGGCGACACACCAGACGGGGGCCCGCCGGGGCAGTTGTTTTGA
- a CDS encoding TOMM precursor leader peptide-binding protein — protein MTAINPGLRMVQRDANSIQIGVGPGGLIIEGLQRADLAFVRALRAGIPDAQVAKTALSLGVSQARTQEICASLDHLLFGDEELLARGFRAERLLPEQASLQGVHQAPCREYMARREHGVVHIMGLGRTGAALALVLVSAGVGTLFLEDDRAVTAVDVAAGSYKLADIGLMRSIAVRRQALALDPGTHAHVLHANGVGAPDTRCLDLAIVVAHDALSAETAGRLMGSDRPHLLVLVREQDGAVGPLVMPGETACAECVERHRGVHDPAWLLLCEQLAAAQTKEAPPGRPPERLENASLAMALAGTAAAQALLFLDAVNQPSSWSSVLTFHANNGRWSSQEFAVHPDCGCQLQRQALATISNTASP, from the coding sequence ATGACCGCTATCAACCCCGGGCTTCGCATGGTCCAGCGCGATGCGAACAGCATCCAAATCGGGGTGGGACCCGGTGGCCTGATCATCGAGGGACTCCAAAGAGCTGATCTTGCGTTTGTTCGGGCGCTCCGGGCCGGAATCCCCGATGCCCAGGTGGCAAAGACCGCCCTTTCCCTGGGTGTGAGCCAGGCCCGAACCCAGGAAATCTGTGCCAGCCTCGACCACCTGCTGTTTGGCGATGAGGAACTGCTGGCGCGGGGGTTTCGCGCGGAGCGGCTCCTGCCCGAACAAGCATCCCTGCAGGGAGTTCATCAGGCACCGTGCCGGGAGTACATGGCCCGCCGGGAGCATGGGGTCGTCCACATCATGGGGCTGGGACGGACGGGCGCAGCGCTGGCGCTTGTCCTTGTCAGTGCGGGAGTTGGGACCCTCTTCCTAGAAGATGACAGGGCCGTCACAGCCGTTGACGTGGCGGCCGGATCATACAAGCTCGCCGATATTGGGTTGATGCGCTCCATTGCCGTGCGCAGACAGGCATTGGCGCTTGACCCGGGAACCCATGCCCACGTGCTCCATGCCAACGGCGTCGGCGCCCCCGATACCCGATGCCTGGATCTGGCCATTGTGGTCGCCCATGACGCGCTCAGCGCCGAGACTGCCGGTAGGTTAATGGGTTCGGATCGGCCACACCTGTTGGTGCTGGTGCGTGAGCAGGACGGCGCCGTAGGGCCGCTGGTCATGCCAGGGGAAACCGCGTGCGCCGAATGTGTGGAACGGCACCGCGGGGTGCACGACCCTGCGTGGCTGTTACTCTGCGAACAACTGGCGGCCGCGCAAACTAAGGAGGCTCCTCCCGGGCGCCCTCCTGAGCGCTTGGAGAACGCGTCCCTCGCCATGGCGTTGGCCGGGACTGCCGCGGCGCAGGCCTTGTTGTTTCTTGACGCCGTCAACCAGCCCAGTTCCTGGTCATCGGTGTTGACCTTCCACGCCAACAACGGCCGCTGGAGCAGTCAGGAGTTTGCCGTCCACCCCGACTGTGGCTGCCAATTGCAGCGTCAGGCGCTGGCCACGATCTCCAACACAGCCTCACCGTAG
- a CDS encoding ATP-dependent DNA helicase UvrD2, which yields MDERTAEERILAGLDEEQRAVATTLSGPLCVLAGAGTGKTRAITHRIAYGVHTGVYNPNRLLAVTFTARAAAEMRTRLRDLGVGIVQARTFHAAALRQLQYFWPHAVGGQLPGLLDHKAQIIAEAARRLRLPTDRAAIRDLAAEIEWAKVSMLTPETYLTKALDRGEPGGLDKLAVGRLFQAYEDVKGDRNLIDFEDVLLITVGILQEDPRVAATVRDQYRHFVVDEYQDVSPLQQKMLDLWLGGRDELCVVGDASQTIYSFTGATPRHLLDFPKRYPTANVVKLIRDYRSTPQVVGLANTLLNSRRSGGLTADALWSTPLHLVAQRPAGPSPEFLECSDDEAEAAAVAARIKILIDNGTQASEIAVLFRTNGQSEAYEQALTGAGVGYQLRGGERFFARKEVRDAILQLRAASRAAEEEPLGQLVRDILGNLGYQDEAPKTGGAVREKWESLAALVALADDLVVSRSTPEHTFSVVDLVAELQERATAQHAPTVQGVTLASLHSAKGLEWDAVFLVGLSEGLMPISFADTPETVDEERRLLYVGITRAREFLNFSWSTARTPGGRANRRPSRFLDGLRPAGVGGAPTAGKPVAGRKARKTAAPSVCRVCGQVLTTGAERKIGRCATCPAGYDEAVFEDLRQWRLQEATAADVPAFVVFTDATLIAIAEAAPQDLDELAALPGVGPAKLERYGEAVLEIVASA from the coding sequence ATGGATGAACGCACTGCCGAGGAGCGCATTCTGGCCGGCCTCGATGAGGAACAACGCGCTGTTGCCACCACCTTGAGCGGCCCCTTGTGTGTCTTGGCAGGGGCCGGAACCGGCAAAACCCGCGCCATCACGCACAGGATCGCCTATGGCGTGCATACGGGCGTATACAACCCCAACCGCCTGCTCGCCGTGACGTTCACGGCCCGGGCCGCGGCTGAAATGCGGACGCGTCTGCGTGACTTGGGGGTGGGTATCGTCCAGGCCCGAACTTTCCACGCTGCAGCGTTGCGGCAGCTGCAGTATTTCTGGCCGCACGCCGTCGGCGGTCAGCTCCCGGGCCTGCTAGACCACAAGGCCCAAATCATTGCAGAGGCGGCACGGCGCCTGCGCCTGCCCACCGATAGGGCGGCCATCCGTGACCTCGCGGCTGAAATCGAGTGGGCCAAGGTTTCCATGCTGACCCCGGAAACATACCTCACCAAGGCACTTGACAGGGGTGAGCCGGGAGGTCTGGACAAGCTCGCCGTCGGCCGCCTTTTTCAAGCGTACGAGGACGTCAAGGGGGACAGAAACCTCATCGACTTTGAGGATGTCCTGCTGATCACCGTGGGAATTTTGCAGGAGGACCCGCGCGTGGCAGCCACCGTCCGTGACCAGTACCGGCACTTTGTGGTGGACGAATACCAGGATGTTTCCCCGCTCCAGCAAAAAATGCTTGACCTGTGGCTGGGTGGGCGTGATGAATTGTGCGTGGTGGGCGACGCCAGCCAGACGATCTACTCCTTTACCGGTGCCACACCACGGCACCTGCTAGATTTCCCTAAGCGTTACCCCACGGCGAACGTGGTGAAACTGATCCGCGACTACCGTTCCACCCCGCAGGTGGTGGGTCTGGCCAACACGCTGTTGAACAGTCGGCGCAGCGGCGGGCTCACGGCCGACGCTCTCTGGTCGACGCCGCTGCACCTGGTGGCCCAACGCCCGGCGGGGCCCTCCCCGGAGTTCCTTGAGTGCAGCGATGACGAGGCCGAGGCCGCAGCTGTGGCCGCCCGCATCAAGATCTTGATTGACAACGGCACCCAGGCCAGTGAGATTGCCGTGCTGTTTAGAACCAACGGGCAATCCGAGGCGTACGAACAAGCACTCACGGGTGCCGGCGTCGGGTACCAGTTGCGTGGCGGCGAGCGGTTCTTTGCCCGGAAGGAAGTCCGCGACGCGATTTTGCAGCTGCGTGCGGCCTCCCGCGCAGCGGAAGAGGAGCCGCTGGGGCAGCTGGTACGGGACATCCTGGGCAACCTGGGATACCAGGACGAGGCACCGAAAACCGGGGGTGCCGTCCGCGAAAAATGGGAGTCCCTGGCAGCCCTAGTGGCACTTGCCGACGACCTGGTGGTGTCGCGGAGCACCCCCGAGCACACCTTCTCCGTGGTGGATTTGGTGGCGGAATTACAGGAACGGGCCACGGCCCAGCACGCCCCGACAGTGCAGGGTGTGACGTTGGCTTCCCTGCACTCGGCCAAGGGCCTGGAATGGGACGCTGTGTTCTTGGTGGGTCTCAGCGAGGGCCTGATGCCGATTTCCTTTGCCGACACCCCCGAAACTGTGGATGAGGAGCGGCGGCTGCTCTACGTGGGCATCACCCGTGCACGGGAGTTCCTGAACTTCTCCTGGTCCACCGCACGCACACCGGGCGGCCGGGCCAACCGCCGGCCCTCACGCTTCCTTGACGGGCTTCGGCCCGCCGGTGTGGGTGGGGCACCCACCGCTGGCAAACCAGTCGCTGGCAGGAAAGCCCGCAAAACAGCGGCGCCCTCGGTGTGCCGGGTCTGCGGCCAGGTCCTGACCACCGGTGCCGAGCGCAAGATCGGGCGCTGTGCAACATGCCCGGCCGGATACGACGAGGCTGTTTTTGAAGATCTGCGCCAGTGGCGGTTGCAGGAGGCCACCGCCGCCGACGTTCCCGCCTTTGTGGTCTTCACCGATGCGACCCTGATAGCGATCGCGGAGGCAGCCCCCCAAGATCTCGACGAACTTGCGGCACTGCCCGGTGTGGGGCCCGCCAAGCTGGAGCGCTACGGTGAGGCTGTGTTGGAGATCGTGGCCAGCGCCTGA
- the nudC gene encoding NAD(+) diphosphatase, with the protein MPSPEAVLDRDCDRRTASGYLDAVQARPSHRIMIFQRGKTLVRGNAILFFDPTKVAGQLPADVLTVYLGKTLPGHHPHLPDGTDLVLKVLEDDADSSAWISQGTSLAGYREAAAWLSGADAAIFLQAQAVANWHQTHQFCPRCGSATELLWAGWKRRCPLDASEHFPRTDPAVIVAIVGGDDRILLASNFAWEPNRYSTVAGFVEAGESAEQAAVREILEEVGVHLHATHYVGSQAWPFPRSLMLGFLAHTADVTAVPDNVEVREARWFSRSELQAAVLSGEAVISQRLSIARAMIEHWYGGRIRDYGEAAEGATSVGEKS; encoded by the coding sequence TTGCCATCTCCCGAAGCCGTGCTCGATCGCGACTGTGACCGACGCACAGCAAGCGGCTATTTGGACGCTGTGCAGGCCCGCCCGTCGCACCGCATCATGATTTTCCAGCGGGGAAAGACGCTGGTGCGCGGCAACGCGATCCTCTTTTTTGACCCCACAAAAGTTGCCGGGCAGCTGCCTGCCGACGTGCTGACCGTTTACCTGGGCAAGACGCTGCCCGGCCACCATCCCCATCTGCCCGACGGCACCGACCTGGTCCTGAAGGTGTTGGAGGACGACGCCGATTCCTCGGCTTGGATTTCTCAGGGCACCTCCCTGGCGGGGTACCGGGAGGCTGCTGCGTGGCTGTCAGGGGCGGACGCAGCCATTTTCCTCCAGGCCCAGGCCGTGGCCAATTGGCACCAGACGCACCAGTTCTGTCCCAGGTGCGGCTCGGCCACCGAGCTGTTGTGGGCTGGCTGGAAGCGCCGCTGCCCCCTGGACGCTTCCGAGCATTTTCCGCGAACGGACCCGGCGGTGATAGTTGCCATCGTCGGTGGTGATGACAGGATCTTGTTGGCCAGCAATTTTGCATGGGAGCCGAACAGGTACTCCACCGTGGCAGGGTTTGTTGAGGCGGGCGAAAGCGCGGAACAAGCCGCAGTGCGCGAGATCTTAGAGGAAGTGGGGGTGCACTTGCATGCCACCCACTACGTGGGATCGCAGGCCTGGCCGTTCCCGCGCTCGTTGATGCTCGGATTCCTCGCCCACACGGCGGATGTCACGGCGGTCCCTGACAACGTGGAAGTCCGTGAAGCCCGGTGGTTTAGTCGCTCCGAACTGCAAGCCGCTGTGCTCAGCGGCGAGGCCGTCATCTCCCAGAGGCTGTCCATTGCCCGGGCCATGATCGAACATTGGTATGGCGGGCGAATCCGTGACTACGGCGAGGCCGCTGAAGGCGCCACCAGTGTGGGGGAGAAGTCGTGA
- a CDS encoding macrolide 2'-phosphotransferase, which translates to MTAIELAAIASAAVPGLNVTAFGPEPDDAADFNAALLVDSENRRWRVRAPKHAEASTRLETEREVLRAFSPAIRAELPFLLPTVAGTVRQGELITFVYSHIAGKAESVEDLAAGGPALALEVGAAIAAIHDLPQELVTNADLPSYTANEFRQRKLNELDQAATTGKIPPSLLLRWEHAMEDVALWRFNASVVHGDLHEDNILLDGTSVTAVMGWTDLRIGDPADDFAWLVAINDPAFVDTVMQAYAAARNESPDPHLLRRAALSAEFALAQWLVKGFAADSARMVADAESMLLTLKADIDAHGGQPISTEPAPAVESAPPAVPPAVEPAPPAATPTVEPAPVVEPEPDAVATATSTKAAPVAGSGEDVDTTAMKVIPLQN; encoded by the coding sequence ATGACTGCAATCGAATTAGCCGCTATTGCCAGCGCGGCCGTGCCCGGACTCAACGTCACAGCATTCGGGCCGGAGCCTGACGACGCAGCAGATTTTAACGCGGCCTTGCTGGTTGATTCGGAAAACCGGCGGTGGCGGGTACGCGCACCCAAGCACGCCGAAGCTAGCACGCGGCTGGAGACGGAGCGCGAGGTTTTGCGTGCCTTCTCCCCTGCGATCAGGGCTGAATTGCCGTTCCTGCTGCCCACAGTGGCTGGCACCGTAAGGCAGGGTGAACTCATCACTTTTGTGTATTCCCACATTGCCGGGAAAGCCGAATCCGTGGAGGACTTGGCTGCCGGCGGGCCCGCCTTGGCACTGGAAGTTGGAGCCGCGATCGCCGCCATCCACGACCTGCCCCAGGAATTGGTCACCAACGCAGATCTACCGAGCTACACTGCCAACGAATTCCGCCAGCGCAAGCTCAACGAGCTGGACCAGGCTGCTACCACGGGCAAGATTCCGCCGTCGTTGCTGCTGCGCTGGGAACACGCCATGGAAGACGTGGCACTCTGGCGCTTCAACGCCTCGGTGGTCCATGGGGACCTGCACGAGGACAATATCCTCCTTGATGGCACCTCCGTCACGGCCGTGATGGGCTGGACCGACCTGCGCATCGGGGACCCCGCCGACGACTTTGCGTGGCTGGTGGCCATCAATGACCCGGCCTTCGTTGACACCGTCATGCAGGCTTACGCCGCAGCCCGCAACGAATCCCCTGACCCGCACCTGTTGCGCCGTGCAGCCCTAAGCGCGGAATTTGCGCTGGCGCAGTGGCTGGTCAAGGGCTTCGCCGCCGACTCCGCCCGCATGGTGGCCGACGCCGAGAGCATGCTTCTAACACTTAAGGCAGACATCGACGCGCACGGCGGCCAGCCCATCAGTACCGAGCCCGCCCCGGCGGTCGAGTCTGCCCCGCCTGCCGTGCCCCCCGCAGTCGAGCCTGCCCCGCCTGCCGCGACCCCCACTGTCGAGCCTGCCCCGGTGGTCGAGCCTGAGCCCGACGCTGTTGCCACTGCCACTTCCACGAAGGCCGCGCCCGTGGCAGGTTCCGGTGAAGACGTGGACACCACGGCCATGAAAGTCATCCCCTTGCAGAATTAG